In the genome of Coleofasciculus sp. FACHB-1120, the window GGAATCCCTTACCATCTATGGTCTGGTGATTGCCCTAGTGTTACTGTTTGCTAACCCCTTCGCATAACAATTTTTGTTTTAGTAGAGACGTAGTAAATCACGTCTCTACTAAAACAAAGTTTTTTGTTTCTAGTCCTGTTGATGTAAGTTGAACCCCTTGCCTAGGGGTATACAGAATATGACAAGTGAGATAATTTTGCTTGCCATTAAAACTGCTGTTCAAGCATAAAGAGGGAAGAAATGTTTGATTTCGACGCTACCTTGCCCTTGATGGCAGTGCAGTTTCTGCTATTGGCGGCGCTATTAAATGTGGTTTTCTATAAGCCACTGACTAAAGTGCTAGACGAGCGCGACGACTACATCAGATCGAATGAGATGGGTGCGCGGGAACGCTTGGCAAAAGCTGAGCAGTTAGCAAAACAATATGAGCAACAGCTAGCGGATACCCGCAGGCAGTCTCAAGCATTGATTGCAAATGCTCAAGCCGATGCCCAGAAAATAGGTGCTCAAAAAGTAGCTGAGGCACAGCAAGAAGCTGTTGCAAAACGAGAACAGGCGTCTCTAGAGATTGGACAGCAAAAGCAAGAAGCTTTGCAATCCCTAGAAAGCCAGGTGGATGAACTCAGCCGCCAAATTCTGGAAAAAATATTGGGACAGCAGCTGGTCAATAGATAGAGAGCTTGAAGGAAAAGCTGTCATTAGTCATTAGTCATTAGTCATTAGATCAAAGCCAATGACTGATGACTAATGACCAACTTCATACTTCAATGGGATGGGTATCATGGGGACTTTTTTCTTATTAGCCGAGGTGGCTCACTCAGCTGGCTCTGAATTGGCAGAGGCAGAGGGGCATGGTGGTTTTGGACTGAATACGGACATTTTTGAAGCCAATCTAATTAACCTGGCAATTCTTATTGGTGTACTGTTTTACTTTGGACGTAAATTATTAGGCAATATCCTAAGTGAGCGTCGTTCAAGGATTGAAACGGCGATTAGAGAAGCAGAGCAACGCCAGAAAGAGGCAGCAGCTGCACTCTCAGATGCCCAGCAGAAATTAACTCAGGCTCAAGCGGAGGCAGAACGAATCCGCAAAGATGCTGAAGAAAGTGCGAAGGCAGCGAGAGAAGCCATTTTGGCGAAAGCAGCAATGGATGTCGAACGCTTGCAAAGAACAGCCGTTGACGATGTGAACACCGAAAGGGAGCGAACGATCGCTGAACTCAGAGCGCAAGTTTCTGCAATGGCGTTGCAGCGCGTTGAATCGCAACTCAAGAGCCAATTGGATGATGCTGTTCAACAACAATTAATTGATAGCAGCATCGCTAGTGTAGGAGGTCGCTGATGAAAGGTAGTATGGTTAGCGGTGAAATCGTAGAGCCGTATGCAGAGGCATTGATGTCCTTGGCTCAGTCACAGAACCAAACAGAGCGGTTTGGGGAAGATGTGCGATCTTTGTTGGGAGTTCTGGAAAGCTCTGAGGATCTACAGAATTTTCTGGGAAATCCAATTGTCAGCGCTGAAAATAAAAAAGCCGTATTGCAGCAAATTGCTGGCGACGGGCTTCACCCCTACATCCTCAACTTTTTGATGCTGCTGGTAGAGAGGCGACGCATCCTCTTTCTAGAGGAAATTTGCAAACACTTCCAGGCACTTCAGCGGAAGCTGAATCAGACGGTTCTAGCAGAAGTTATCTCAGCGGTGGAACTGTCGGATGCCCAGCAGCAAGCCATCAGTGAAAAAGTCAAAGCGATTAGCGGTGCCCAGCAAGTAGAACTCGATACCAAACTCGATCCAGATTTAATCGGTGGTGTCATCATCAAAGTGGGGTCTCAGGTATTGGATGCCAGTTTGCGAGGACAACTGCGCCGTATTGGCATACGCCTGAACAGTGCCGCCTAAAGTTGAAAATTGAGAGTTGGAAAGGTAAGCAGTTTGTCGGTGGAACTTTTCAGATTGGATGTTGGCAAGTTAAGGAAGTGAAATTTTCAAATCTTAACTTTTAATCTTCAACCTACCACTGCCAAAATAGAGAGCTTCAACCTTTAAGCTACCCTTCGAGAAGGGATTCTCCTCAAAACCTTCAACCTTTAACACAAACCCTTTCCTCCTTTAACAAGTAACCATGATCAGCATCAGACCTGACGAAATTAGCAGCATTATTCGGCAGCAAATTGAACAATACGACCGAGACGTTAGTGTTTCTAACGTGGGTACCGTATTGCAAGTAGGCGACGGGATTGCCCGGATTTATGGCCTAGACAAGGTCATGTCCGGGGAACTGGTGGAATTTGAAGACGGTAGCGTTGGCATCGCCCTGAACTTAGAAGAAGACAACGTGGGCGTGGTGCTAATGAGCGATGGTCGCAACATCCAGGAAGGTAGCTCTGTAAGCGCCACCGGCAAGATTGCTCAGGTGCCCGTGGGCGAAGCCTTGATTGGTCGCGTTGTGGATGCTCTGGCTCGTCCGATTGATGGAAAGGGAGACCTTAACACCACAGAAAGCCGCCTCATTGAATCAGGTGCACCGGGAATTATTGCTCGGCGCTCGGTTTACGAACCGATGCAAACCGGCATTACCGCCATTGACGCGATGATTCCGATTGGTCGGGGTCAGCGGGAGCTAATCATTGGTGACAGACAAACCGGAAAAACTTCGATCGCGGTTGACACCATCCTCAACCAGAAAGAAGAAGACGTGATTTGCGTCTACGTTGCTATCGGTCAAAAAGCTTCTACCGTCGCACAGGTGGTGAACGTGCTTCAGGAACGAGGCGCAATGGACTACACCATTGTGGTAGCAGCGAACGCCAACGATCCAGCAACCCTGCAATATCTGGCTCCCTATACGGGCGCTAGCTTGGCAGAATACTTCATGTACAAGGGCAAGGCGACGCTGATCATCTATGATGACCTCTCTAAGCAAGCCCAAGCTTATCGCCAGATGTCCCTGCTGCTGCGCCGTCCGCCCGGACGGGAAGCTTATCCTGGGGATGTGTTCTATCTCCACTCCCGTTTGCTGGAGCGTGCGGCAAAGCTGAGTACAGAATTAGGTGAAGGCAGCATGACCGCGCTGCCAATTATTGAAACCCAAGCTGGGGACGTTTCCGCCTACATTCCCACCAACGTGATTTCGATTACCGATGGTCAGATTTTCTTGACCTCCGACCTATTCAACTCTGGCTTGCGTCCCGCAGTGAACCCCGGTATTTCCGTGTCACGGGTGGGTTCAGCGGCTCAAACCAAGGCGATGAAAAAAGTGGCTGGTAAGCTAAAGCTGGAGTTGGCTCAGTTTGACGACCTGCAAGCTTTTGCTCAGTTTGCCTCGGATTTGGATAAGGCAACCCAAGACCAGTTGGCACGGGGTCAGCGCTTGCGGGAACTT includes:
- a CDS encoding F0F1 ATP synthase subunit B, translated to MGIMGTFFLLAEVAHSAGSELAEAEGHGGFGLNTDIFEANLINLAILIGVLFYFGRKLLGNILSERRSRIETAIREAEQRQKEAAAALSDAQQKLTQAQAEAERIRKDAEESAKAAREAILAKAAMDVERLQRTAVDDVNTERERTIAELRAQVSAMALQRVESQLKSQLDDAVQQQLIDSSIASVGGR
- the atpA gene encoding F0F1 ATP synthase subunit alpha, with product MISIRPDEISSIIRQQIEQYDRDVSVSNVGTVLQVGDGIARIYGLDKVMSGELVEFEDGSVGIALNLEEDNVGVVLMSDGRNIQEGSSVSATGKIAQVPVGEALIGRVVDALARPIDGKGDLNTTESRLIESGAPGIIARRSVYEPMQTGITAIDAMIPIGRGQRELIIGDRQTGKTSIAVDTILNQKEEDVICVYVAIGQKASTVAQVVNVLQERGAMDYTIVVAANANDPATLQYLAPYTGASLAEYFMYKGKATLIIYDDLSKQAQAYRQMSLLLRRPPGREAYPGDVFYLHSRLLERAAKLSTELGEGSMTALPIIETQAGDVSAYIPTNVISITDGQIFLTSDLFNSGLRPAVNPGISVSRVGSAAQTKAMKKVAGKLKLELAQFDDLQAFAQFASDLDKATQDQLARGQRLRELLKQPQYSPLSVAEQVAVVYAGLNGYLDDIPVEKVAPFARSLREYLKTSKPKYMEILRKEKQLTEDAEGILKEAIGEAKKTFMAMA
- the atpH gene encoding ATP synthase F1 subunit delta, whose product is MKGSMVSGEIVEPYAEALMSLAQSQNQTERFGEDVRSLLGVLESSEDLQNFLGNPIVSAENKKAVLQQIAGDGLHPYILNFLMLLVERRRILFLEEICKHFQALQRKLNQTVLAEVISAVELSDAQQQAISEKVKAISGAQQVELDTKLDPDLIGGVIIKVGSQVLDASLRGQLRRIGIRLNSAA
- a CDS encoding F0F1 ATP synthase subunit B'; amino-acid sequence: MFDFDATLPLMAVQFLLLAALLNVVFYKPLTKVLDERDDYIRSNEMGARERLAKAEQLAKQYEQQLADTRRQSQALIANAQADAQKIGAQKVAEAQQEAVAKREQASLEIGQQKQEALQSLESQVDELSRQILEKILGQQLVNR